GCGTTGACGGGGTTGAGGCGGTGCAGTCCCCATTCGGCCCGTCCCATGCCGTCGACGAGCCGGTCACCGGTGGTGCGCTGTGCCGAGAACGCCTGCTGCCGGAACTGCCGGGGCGGCTCGGGGAGCTGTTCGCCCGCCTCGACCGGATGGCCGGCGACGACCCTCTCCCCGGGCGGCAGCACGGCCGCCGCCCGCTCCTTGGCCGCACGGGCCAGTGCATGCCGGTCCGTGGGCACCAAGGCGGACTTGAGCCCCGACCACAGCTCGTCGGCGAATTTCACCCGAAGGCCTCCCGCACCGACTGCTTGGCCTGCGCCGGCGACTCGTCCATGCGCTCGTCGAAGCTCTTCGGCTCCGGGCGCCTGTGGTATTCCACTGTCTCTTCCGCGAGCGCCGGACCGTTCTCGATCATGGCACCCGTCAGGGCACCACCGGGATCGACCCCGAGGACACCCTTGGCGATCTTCTTGCCCTGCTTCCAGGCGAGGAACTGGGCGACATCCGTACCCGACGGCCGGTTGCCGTGCAGCAGGTCGCCGGCGATCCGCCGCCGTGCGCCCTTCCACTCCTTGATCTTCGCGCGGTCCAGCCCGCGCAGATACCGGCGGAGCCGGGAGAGCTTCGCCAGCGCCTGCGTCCGCTTGGCGATATCGGCGAGCTTGTCGGCGAGCTTGGCAGCGATCCGGGTGGCCTTCGCGGCCCGGTACGCGACATTCGCCGCACCCGCCATCGGCCCGATCGCCGCGGCGGCACCGGCCGTCAGCAGCGAGAGGATCGCCGTGGTGGCGGCGGTGACCATCAGCGCCTCGACGATCTCCACGAGGAGTTCGCTCATGGCCTGCTCGGCCATGGCGCAGGCCGCGGCGGCCATCTCCAGCAGCTCGGCGACGGTATCCATGTCGTCGGCCTCACCGAGCAGGGCCTGCTCGAAGTCCGTCATGGTCTTGTCGAACCCCTCGGCGGCGTCGCCCTGCCACGCATGCCGCACGGCCTTGCGCTCCGCCACCAGGTCCTCGACCACACCGCGCAGATCGCGCGCCGCGCTCCGCCACTCCTGGGCGGTCTCCTCCAGCAACTCGCTGTCGCCGGTGACCCAGTCGAACCAGTCGTCGGCGCCGCACTGCTTCAGGACGCCCTTGATGATCTCGTCGAGGGTCGCGGCGAGCGGATTGCTCCAGTCCAGGGTGTAGTTGATCCGGTCCAGCGCGCTCGACGCGGCCTGTCCCGCCCCCATCAGGCACCGCCGCCGAAGCTGTTCGCGGTGTCCTCTTCGTTGGCGTCGTAATTGTCCGCGGAGCCACGGACCGCGTCGGCGATGGACCGCAGCATCTCGCCGGCCCCTTCGAGGTCCGTGCCCGACTGGTCCTTCTGATCGATGTAGTCGGCCCGCAGACTGTTCGCCTCGGGGAGCTGCCCGAACACTCCGTCCGACAGATCCAGCCCGGCCGTCCGCTTGCGGATCTTGTCGATCCGGTCCGCCGCGCTCTCCGCCGCATTGGCATAGCGACGCAGCGCATCGCCCTCGACATCGGCGCCCTGACCCATTGCTCCCCCGTTGCTCCCCCATTGCCGTCACTTTGCCTGGCAATGACACACCTGGAGTCAAGGATTCGTCAAACACCTCTGGGGCATTCACCCACCGCTCGGCCCGAAGCTCGCGTATCGGCCTGAATTCTCTATCGGGTGGAAACCCGCAGAAAAGCTCGCACCCCGAAGGGAACGCGGTGCCCGGCGCCCGGAACCGGCGCCCGAAACGACTCAGGCCCCGCCGTCCTGTCGGACAGCGGGGCCTGGGCCTCACATGGGAATTGTGGAGATGGCGGGAATCGAACCCGCGTCCAACGGTGCAGAAACAGGGCTTCTCCGAGTGCAGTTCGCTGCGATTTTCTCGGCCCCGGAGATCACGCGAACAAGTCTCCGACGGGCTCAGTCACTGTTTGATTTCCTTCTAAACCCCGTGACCGGGTCTAGAAGTTTAGTTCCCTAGTCGATGCCAGGATCCGGGTCGGGAACAGCCCCGGGCTGACACTTCGCAAGTCGCTACTTAGGCAGCGAGGGCGAAGGAATCGCGCTTGGTGTTGGCGATTATTGGTTGCGACATATGGTTTACGAGATCATTGCCGCTTCCTCGACTCGCTTCCCCTGCTTCGACATCCGCTGTCGAAACCGATCATCCCCATGTTGATTTATCAAGGTGGTACCCGCACCCCTCATGGGGTGTGGACCCATCGTACGTGAACAACGGCTGCCGTTGCCAGCGTATTCCCTGCGGGCCGGCCGGGACCGGTCCCATCGGGGCAGATCAGGCCCGCTGTCGCCGGCGGGCAGCCGAGACCGCCCGGTCCGTCTCGCGGCGGTCCTGCTGCTCGCGGAGCGTCTGCCGCTTGTCGTACTCCTTCTTGCCCTTGGCCAGAGCGATCTCGACCTTGGCCCGGCCGTCCTTGAAATAGAGGGCCAGCGGCACGATCGTGTGCCCCGACTCCTGGCTCTTGGCCTCCAGCTTGTCGATCTCCACGCGGTGCATCAGCAGCTTCCGCTTGCGTCGCGCGCTGTGGTTCGTCCAGGTGCCCTGGGCGTATTCGGGGATATGTACGTTGTGCAGCCAGGCCTCACCGCGGTCGATCTGGATGAAACCGTCCACCAGCGACGCCCGGCCCTGCCGCAGCGACTTCACCTCGGTGCCGGTCAGCACCAGGCCACACTCATAGGTGTCCAGAATGAGGTAGTCGTGCCGCGCCTTCTTGTGCTGCGCGACGAGCTTGCGCCCGGGGTCCTTGTCCTTGCCCTTGCCTTTGTCCTTAGCCATAGTGCGGCCATTTTCGCACTACGCCCCGCCCCCGATGCCACTCAATACCGTGCGGGCCCGTTTTTCGGCTCCGCTGCCGACGGTCACGTCGGGCGTCAGGCCCGCGTCGTCGACGGTCCGGCCGGACGGGGTGCGGTAGTGGCCGACGGTCAGCTCGGCGACCGAACCGTCCGGCAGCGTGCTCGGCATCTGCACCGAGCCCTTGCCGAAGGTCCGGGAACCCACCACGAGCGCCCGGCCGCGGTCCTGGAGGGCGCCGGAGAGCAGCTCGGCGGCGCTCATCGTGCCGCCGTCCACGAGGACGACCAGCGGGAGGTGGGTGTTGCCGCCGCGCCGGGCGTACAGGGCGTGCTGGCTGCCGCGTACGTCGTACGTCGCGACCAGGCCGCCGTCCAGGAAGGCCGAGGCGGCTTTCACGGCCTCGGTGACCAGGCCGCCGGTGTTGCCTCGCAGGTCGAGCAGCATGCCGCCGTGCGGGGAGGCGCGGCGCACCGCCCGGCGGACCGCGTCGCCGGTGCCCTGGCTGAACGCGGAGATCTTGACGCGGGTCGGGCCGTGCGCACCGGCCGGCCGGTCGATGACGACGTTCCGGGATCTCAGACGGGTGCGGTGCAGGGTGACCGTCCAGCGGCGGGCGCCGCGCTGGAGGTCCAGCGTCACGGGCGTACCGGCAGCGGCGGCGGGCCCGCGGGAGCCGCCGGAGGGGGCACCGCGCAGCCGGCCGACGACCTCGGTGACCGGTGTGCCCCGGGACGGCCGGCCGTCGACGGCGCGCAGCCGGTCGCCCGTGGTGATGCCGGCACGTGCGGCGGGGCCGCCGGGCTGGACCCGGGAGACCTCTATGCGGCCGTGGGCCGCCTGCCGCACCCAGAGCCCGACGCCGACATAGGAGCCGTCCAACTGCGCCTGGAAATCCTTGAACTCGCCCGGTGAATAGATCGTCGACCAGCGGTCGCCGCTGCGGCTGACGACGTCGGCGGCGGCCTGCGCACCGGACTTGCCGTCCTCCACGGCCTGGGCGGCGGCCCGTTCGACGGCCGCGCGGTCCGCCGTGTCGGACCGGTGCGCGTGCGCTCCGGAGGCCGTACGGTCCGGGGCGTTGCGCTCCACCGCGCCCTCTGCTTCGTCGCTCCAGGTGCCGGTTGCCGCGCCGGTGGCGAGCACACTCGCGAGGAACAACGTCAGGGCCGCCCCGCGGCGAATGCGGCGGGGCCGGTCGTACGAACACGGGCCCGACATGGCGGTGAGTCTAGGGGACAAAAGGGCGCCGTACGGCAAGTTGACCGTACGGCGCCCCTTGGCAAAGCTCACACCTTGAGGTACTTGCGCAACGCGAAGAACGCGGCGAGCGAGGGCATCAGCAGCCCGATCAGGAGGACCAGCGGGAGGACCGCCGCCACCGAGTCCCAGCCGATGAAGTTGATCACCTGGATCTTCTTCGACAGCCAGTTGTTGATGAGGACGTACTTGCCGCCGATGATCAGCACACAGGCGAAAGCCGCGCCCAGCAGCCCCGCGATGGCGGCCTCCAGGATGAACGGCATCTGGATGTAGAAGCTGGACGCTCCCACCAGCCGCATGATCCCGGTCTCCCGCCGCCGGCTGAACGCCGACACCCGCACGGTGTTGACGATCAGCATCAGCGCAACGACCAGCATCAGCGCCATCACGAATATCGCGGCGATGTTCATGCCGTTGAGGAGGTTGAACAGTGGCTCGACGGTGTCCCGTTGGTCCTGTACCTCCTGGACACCGGGCCGTTCGGAGAACGCCGACTTGATGACGGCGTACTTCGTCGGGTCCTTGAGCTTGACGCGGAAGGACTCCGGAAGCTGGTCGGGCGTCACCAGCCCGGCGACGGGCGTGTCGCCGAACTGCTCCTTGTAGTGCTTGTACGCCTGGTCGCTGGACTCGTACGTCACCGGCTTCTGCACGATCGGCAGCCGGTCGAGCTCGGCCTTGATGTCGTTCTTCTGCTGCTGGGTGGCCGCACCCTTGGCGCAATTGGCTCCGGAGTCGGCGTCGTTCTTGTTGCAGAAGAAGATCGAGACGTTGACCTTGTCGTACCAGTAGCCCTTCATCGTGCTGACCTGGTCGCGCATCAGCAGCGAGGCGCCGAACAGGCCCAGCGAGAGGGCTACGGAGACGATGACGGCGAAAGTCATCGTGAGGTTTCGGCGGAGACCGACGCCGATCTCCGACAGGACGAACTGGGCGCGCATGGCGTCCTTTCAGTGCTGGGGGCCGTACACGCTTAGTGCTGGTAGCCGTACACGCCGCGCGACTGGTCGCGTACGAGCCGGCCCTTTTCGAGTTCCATGACCCGCTTGCGCATCTGGTCGACGATCTGCTGGTCGTGGGTGGCCATGACCACCGTCGTACCGGTCCGGTTGATCCGGTCCAGCAGCTTCATGATGCCGACCGAGGTCTGCGGGTCGAGGTTGCCGGTGGGCTCGTCCGCGATGAGCAGCATCGGGCGGTTGACGAAGGCCCGGGCGATGGCGACACGCTGCTGCTCACCACCGGAGAGTTCACCCGGCATCCGGTCCTCTTTGCCGCCGAGGCCGACGAGTTCGAGGACTTCGGGCACCGTCTTGCGGATCTGGCCACGCGGCTTGCCGATCACCTCGAGGGCGAAGGCGACGTTCTCCCCCACGGTCTTGTTGGGGAGCAGCCGGAAGTCCTGGAAGACCGTGCCCACCTGGCGCCGCATCTGCGGGACCTTCCAGTTGGAGAGCTTCCCGAGGTCCTTGCCGAGTACGTGCACATGGCCATGGCTGGCGCGCTCCTCGCGCAGCAGCAGCCTCAGGAAGGTGGACTTACCGGATCCCGAGGAGCCCACCAGGAAGACGAACTCGCCGCGCTCGATCTCGAGCGAGACGTCCCTGAGTGCAGGGCGGTTCTGCTTCGGGTAGGTCTTGGAGACGTTGTCGAATCGGATCACTGATGCACCACGGTCGACCTGGATAGGGGCACGGTTGCCGAGTTGCGGCTCCCGTCGGTGTGCGTGACCATACGCGAACCTCGCAGGGCGGCGCAGTCGCCGTAGGGGGTTGGTGCGTTTATTCACGGCACCTACGGGACAAAAGGCGCACAATCTCGCGGGGCGCGCCGTTCCGGCGATGTGCTGGCACAGTGGAAGAGGGAACCAACGCGCCTTCCGGTGCGTTGGCGCAGTGGAGAAGGAGGTCGCATGACGTACGACCGACTGGTGTGCGCCAACTGCGCGGCCCCTGTGACCGAGGGCCGCTGCCCCGTGTGCCGGGCCAGCAGAGAACGACTTCAGCAGCAAGCGGGCGGCATGTTCGCCCAGCTCAGCCCCGCCATGCTGGTGGCGCTGATGATCGTGTTGATCGCGGTGGGCATACTCCTCCACCAGGCTTCCTGACACCCGCCGGCACCCGTACGAGGCTTCCCGGCGACAGCGAGCACGCGAACGGCCGAGGGGCCCGGGACGCAAGCGCGTCCCGGGCCCCTCAGTCAGCTGTACCGCGTCGGCATCAGGCCGCTGCGGCGCCGCCGCCGTTCTTGTTGATCAGACGGGGCAGCATACGGAAGCCGACACCGCCCGCGATCATCGTCGCAGCGCCGATGAGCAGGAAGGTGGTACCGGTGGAACCGGTCTCCGCCAGCTCGCCGCCCTTGGCCTGCTGCTTCGCCTGGCCGGGCGTGTCAGCAATCTGCTCCTTGCCCTGACCGGGCTGCTCGATCGGCTTGGAGCCCTCGTTGTCGGTGCCGGTACCGGTGGAGTCACCGCCGGTGGCGTTGCCACCGCCCGTGCTGCCGGACTGGCCACCGGTGGTGTCGTCGCCACCGGTCGTGCTGCCGGACTGGCCACCGGTGGTCTCGTCACCGCCCGTGGTGCTGCCGGACTGACCGCCGGTGGTGTCGTCGCCACCGGTCGTGCTGCCGGACTGGCCACCAGTGGTCTCGTCACCGCCCGTGGTGCTGCCGGACTGACCGCCGGTGGTCTCGTCGCCACCGGTCGTGCTGCCGGACTGACCGCCGGTGCTGTCGTCACCGCCGATCTCACCGCCGGTGCTGTCGTCACCGCCGATCTCGCCGCCGGTGCTGTCGTCGCCGCCGATCTCGCCGCCGACCTGACCGCTGGACTCGCCGCCGTCGGTGGCACCGGTGGAGGAGTCACCGCCGGAGTCACCGCCACCGATGAGCCCGCCGATGATGCCGCCGATGATGCCGCCGTCCTGGCCCTGGACATCGCCCGGGCTGGCCGCGGAAGCAGCTCCGGCGGCCGTGAGCGACGCACCGGCCGCAATCACTGCGCCGGCCGCAATGCGCGCTACGCGCAGCCGCGTCTTCTTCGTCATGTACTGCTACCCCCAGTAGCTGAACTCGTCATTGGAGCACCGCTGTACGGGGCGACGAGCCGATGTCGGGGTGCACGAGCTTCGGCCCCGCACTGCGGGCAGGCCGCTCAATTCCCCGTTCTTACACGCGCCCCAGACATACGCATGCCGCGCTCAGCCTTCCCAGTTCGGCCACCATCGTCAAGGTCGATTAAAGGCCGGATGCCCGAATTGCCAAGCGGTGGGCGGTACATGGACATACGACTGTGACCAAACCGCCACAGCAAAAACAACTGCCTCCCCGAAGGAGGCAGTTGTTTCACGTACGGAAGTAGCGGATCCGCTACTTCTCCTGCTGCTTGCGCCAGCGGATTCCGGCCTCCAGGAAGCCGTCGATGTCGCCGTCCAGCACACCGGTGGGGTTGCCGACCTCGAACTCGGTCCGCAGGTCCTTGACCATCTGGTACGGGTGCAGGACGTACGAACGCATCTGGTTGCCCCAGGAATTGCCGCCGTCGCCCTTGAGCGCGTCCATCTTGGCCTGCTCCTCCTGGCGGCGGCGCTCGAGGAGCTTGGCCTGGAGGACGTTCATCGCAGACGCCTTGTTCTGGATCTGCGAGCGCTCGTTCTGGCAGGAGACGACGATGCCGGTCGGGAGGTGCGTCAGCCGCACCGCGGAGTCGGTGGTGTTGACGCCCTGGCCGCCGGGGCCCGAGGAGCGGTACACATCGATCCGCAGATCGGACTCGTCGATCTCGATGTGGTCGGTCTTCTCGACGACCGGGAGCACCTCGACACCGGCGAACGACGTCTGGCGGCGGCCCTGGTTGTCGAACGGCGAGATACGCACCAGGCGGTGCGTGCCCTGCTCGACGGAGAGCGTGCCGTAGGCGTACGGGACCTGGACGGCGAAGGTGGTCGACTTGATGCCGGCCTCTTCCGCGTACGAGGTCTCGTAGAGCTCGGTCTTGTAGCCGTGCCGCTCGGCCCAGCGCAGATACATGCGCTGGAGCTTCTCGGCGAAGTCGGCGGCGTCCACGCCACCGGCCTCGGCGCGGATGTTGACGAGGGCCTCACGGGAGTCGTACTCGCCGGACAGGAGGGTGCGGACCTCCAGCTCGTCGACCGCCTTGCGGACGGCGGTGAGCTCGTCCTCGGCCTCGACCCTGGCGTCCTCGTCGCCCTCGGCCTCGGCGAGCTCGAAGAGCACCTCGAGGTCGTCGACCCGGCCACGCAGGTCCTCGGCCTTGCGCAGCTGGCCCTGGAGGTAGGACAGCCGGCTGGTGATCTTCTGCGCACTCTCCGGGTCGTCCCACAGGGACGGCGCCGCGGCCTGCTCCTCGAGCACGGCGACATCGGCCCTCATCTTGTCGAGGTCCAGGACGGCCTCGATCGACCCCATGGTCGAGGAGAGGGACTTCAGCTCTTCGGATACATCGACGACTGCCACGCACCCAGCCTAACGGCTACCACCGTCAGCGTGACCCGGCCCCGGCAGGTGGGACCTGCCCGGAACCGTGGACGGCGGGCCCCCCGCGGGCCGTACGCGACGCCGCGTGCCGGGCGGGGCCCGGTCCTGCGGGCCGTTTCCGGGCCCGGCCGGGGCGCGGGCGGGCCGTTACGGGGTGCCGGGTTCCGGCTGGTGGACGCCCGGTGTGGCGTCGCCCGCCGTATCGTCGCCGGAGGCCAGCCAGCCGCCCAGGCCGGCCGCCAGGGCCACCGCGGCGGCGGCCGCGCCGAGCTTGATCCGGCGGCGGCGCACCGCATCCGGCGACGAGCGGTGCCGGGCCGAGCCCGCCCGGCGCTCACCGGCGGCCCGCGGGGCACGGGCGGTGCCGTGCGCGCCGCCCGCCAGCTCGTCCGGTCCTGGCACCCGCATGCTGGTGTGCGTCTCCCGGTTGGAGTCGGGGACCGCGCCCTGGACGAGCGGGACCGCGCCGCGCGGCGGAGTGGCCTCCCCCGGGGGCGGCGACGGGTAGAACGGCTCCTCGCGGGAACCGGCGGTGGCCTCCTGCTCGTCCTCCGGTTGCTCGCTGTCGGGCTCGTCGATGTCCAGCGGCGGCATACCGGCCAGGCCGGGCAGCATCTCGC
This Streptomyces decoyicus DNA region includes the following protein-coding sequences:
- a CDS encoding WXG100 family type VII secretion target, whose translation is MGAGQAASSALDRINYTLDWSNPLAATLDEIIKGVLKQCGADDWFDWVTGDSELLEETAQEWRSAARDLRGVVEDLVAERKAVRHAWQGDAAEGFDKTMTDFEQALLGEADDMDTVAELLEMAAAACAMAEQAMSELLVEIVEALMVTAATTAILSLLTAGAAAAIGPMAGAANVAYRAAKATRIAAKLADKLADIAKRTQALAKLSRLRRYLRGLDRAKIKEWKGARRRIAGDLLHGNRPSGTDVAQFLAWKQGKKIAKGVLGVDPGGALTGAMIENGPALAEETVEYHRRPEPKSFDERMDESPAQAKQSVREAFG
- the smpB gene encoding SsrA-binding protein SmpB encodes the protein MAKDKGKGKDKDPGRKLVAQHKKARHDYLILDTYECGLVLTGTEVKSLRQGRASLVDGFIQIDRGEAWLHNVHIPEYAQGTWTNHSARRKRKLLMHRVEIDKLEAKSQESGHTIVPLALYFKDGRAKVEIALAKGKKEYDKRQTLREQQDRRETDRAVSAARRRQRA
- a CDS encoding S41 family peptidase, translating into MSGPCSYDRPRRIRRGAALTLFLASVLATGAATGTWSDEAEGAVERNAPDRTASGAHAHRSDTADRAAVERAAAQAVEDGKSGAQAAADVVSRSGDRWSTIYSPGEFKDFQAQLDGSYVGVGLWVRQAAHGRIEVSRVQPGGPAARAGITTGDRLRAVDGRPSRGTPVTEVVGRLRGAPSGGSRGPAAAAGTPVTLDLQRGARRWTVTLHRTRLRSRNVVIDRPAGAHGPTRVKISAFSQGTGDAVRRAVRRASPHGGMLLDLRGNTGGLVTEAVKAASAFLDGGLVATYDVRGSQHALYARRGGNTHLPLVVLVDGGTMSAAELLSGALQDRGRALVVGSRTFGKGSVQMPSTLPDGSVAELTVGHYRTPSGRTVDDAGLTPDVTVGSGAEKRARTVLSGIGGGA
- the ftsX gene encoding permease-like cell division protein FtsX produces the protein MRAQFVLSEIGVGLRRNLTMTFAVIVSVALSLGLFGASLLMRDQVSTMKGYWYDKVNVSIFFCNKNDADSGANCAKGAATQQQKNDIKAELDRLPIVQKPVTYESSDQAYKHYKEQFGDTPVAGLVTPDQLPESFRVKLKDPTKYAVIKSAFSERPGVQEVQDQRDTVEPLFNLLNGMNIAAIFVMALMLVVALMLIVNTVRVSAFSRRRETGIMRLVGASSFYIQMPFILEAAIAGLLGAAFACVLIIGGKYVLINNWLSKKIQVINFIGWDSVAAVLPLVLLIGLLMPSLAAFFALRKYLKV
- the ftsE gene encoding cell division ATP-binding protein FtsE, which encodes MIRFDNVSKTYPKQNRPALRDVSLEIERGEFVFLVGSSGSGKSTFLRLLLREERASHGHVHVLGKDLGKLSNWKVPQMRRQVGTVFQDFRLLPNKTVGENVAFALEVIGKPRGQIRKTVPEVLELVGLGGKEDRMPGELSGGEQQRVAIARAFVNRPMLLIADEPTGNLDPQTSVGIMKLLDRINRTGTTVVMATHDQQIVDQMRKRVMELEKGRLVRDQSRGVYGYQH
- a CDS encoding LPXTG cell wall anchor domain-containing protein is translated as MTKKTRLRVARIAAGAVIAAGASLTAAGAASAASPGDVQGQDGGIIGGIIGGLIGGGDSGGDSSTGATDGGESSGQVGGEIGGDDSTGGEIGGDDSTGGEIGGDDSTGGQSGSTTGGDETTGGQSGSTTGGDETTGGQSGSTTGGDDTTGGQSGSTTGGDETTGGQSGSTTGGDDTTGGQSGSTGGGNATGGDSTGTGTDNEGSKPIEQPGQGKEQIADTPGQAKQQAKGGELAETGSTGTTFLLIGAATMIAGGVGFRMLPRLINKNGGGAAAA
- the prfB gene encoding peptide chain release factor 2; translated protein: MAVVDVSEELKSLSSTMGSIEAVLDLDKMRADVAVLEEQAAAPSLWDDPESAQKITSRLSYLQGQLRKAEDLRGRVDDLEVLFELAEAEGDEDARVEAEDELTAVRKAVDELEVRTLLSGEYDSREALVNIRAEAGGVDAADFAEKLQRMYLRWAERHGYKTELYETSYAEEAGIKSTTFAVQVPYAYGTLSVEQGTHRLVRISPFDNQGRRQTSFAGVEVLPVVEKTDHIEIDESDLRIDVYRSSGPGGQGVNTTDSAVRLTHLPTGIVVSCQNERSQIQNKASAMNVLQAKLLERRRQEEQAKMDALKGDGGNSWGNQMRSYVLHPYQMVKDLRTEFEVGNPTGVLDGDIDGFLEAGIRWRKQQEK